The Chryseobacterium nakagawai genome has a segment encoding these proteins:
- a CDS encoding NAD(P)H-dependent oxidoreductase — protein MSLIENLNWRHAVKAYDPTKKVSNEDLNTILEAARLAPTSSGLQPFRIIVVENQELKDKMVAGALNPEVMRDSSHVLVFAAWDSYSNDKIDKVYDHHTDVRDLPRGRFGSYTDKIKEMYGAQTPEQHFAHTARQTYIALGIALAQAAELKIDSTPAEGFSNAVVDEVLGLKELGLKSVSLLYLGYRDEANDWLSSMKKVRIPMDEFIIKK, from the coding sequence ATGTCATTAATAGAAAACTTAAACTGGAGACATGCTGTAAAAGCTTATGACCCGACTAAAAAAGTATCAAACGAAGATTTAAATACTATCCTGGAAGCTGCAAGACTGGCTCCTACTTCATCAGGGCTACAGCCTTTCCGTATTATCGTAGTAGAAAATCAGGAATTAAAAGATAAAATGGTTGCCGGTGCTTTAAACCCTGAAGTGATGAGAGATTCTTCTCATGTATTGGTTTTTGCTGCATGGGATAGCTATTCTAATGATAAAATCGACAAAGTATATGACCATCATACTGATGTAAGAGATCTTCCGAGAGGACGTTTTGGAAGCTATACAGATAAGATCAAAGAGATGTATGGAGCACAAACTCCTGAACAACATTTTGCTCACACAGCCCGCCAGACTTATATTGCTTTAGGAATTGCTCTTGCACAGGCTGCTGAACTTAAAATCGACAGTACTCCGGCAGAAGGATTCAGTAATGCAGTAGTAGATGAGGTATTGGGATTAAAAGAATTAGGCTTGAAAAGTGTAAGCCTTTTATATCTTGGATACCGTGACGAAGCCAATGACTGGCTGTCTTCTATGAAAAAAGTCCGTATTCCAATGGATGAATTTATCATTAAAAAGTAA
- a CDS encoding ChaN family lipoprotein yields the protein MKNLLIAVLLAGFCSLKAQNFKAYQFYDQKGKEIKTDKLVKELADYDVVFFGENHNSSINHWLQLKITEALFEKKNGQLILGAEMFERDNQAQLNLYLSGKFDAKTLKDSARLWNNYATDYKPLVDFAKNKKINFIATNIPRRYASQTAKEGIESLNKLSDKEKTYIAQLPIKVTLDTPGYPEMKAMMGDHAEGTKVMNFISAQATKDATMAESILKNIQSGKTFIHYNGNYHSKEFGGTYWYIKQKNPNLKMAVISVFESENPELKVPSKDYIPTEFNLIIPSDMTKTF from the coding sequence ATGAAGAATCTTTTAATAGCGGTTTTGCTGGCGGGTTTCTGTTCACTTAAGGCACAGAACTTTAAAGCATATCAGTTCTATGACCAAAAAGGTAAAGAAATAAAAACGGATAAATTGGTGAAGGAATTGGCAGATTATGATGTAGTTTTCTTTGGTGAAAATCATAACAGCTCTATCAATCACTGGCTTCAGCTTAAAATAACAGAAGCTTTATTTGAAAAGAAAAACGGACAGCTTATTCTGGGTGCTGAAATGTTTGAAAGAGACAACCAGGCTCAGCTGAATCTGTATCTGAGTGGAAAATTTGATGCTAAAACATTAAAAGATTCTGCCCGCCTTTGGAATAATTATGCAACAGATTATAAACCATTGGTTGATTTTGCTAAAAATAAAAAAATTAATTTCATAGCAACCAATATTCCGAGAAGATATGCGTCACAAACGGCAAAAGAAGGAATTGAATCTTTGAATAAGCTAAGTGATAAAGAAAAAACATATATTGCTCAATTACCCATCAAGGTAACCTTAGATACTCCGGGATATCCTGAAATGAAAGCCATGATGGGGGATCATGCGGAAGGAACTAAAGTGATGAACTTTATTTCAGCGCAGGCTACAAAGGATGCTACCATGGCTGAGTCTATTCTGAAAAATATCCAGTCAGGAAAGACTTTTATTCATTATAACGGTAATTATCACAGCAAGGAATTTGGCGGTACCTATTGGTATATCAAACAGAAAAATCCAAACTTAAAAATGGCGGTGATTTCTGTTTTTGAATCAGAAAATCCTGAACTGAAGGTTCCTTCAAAGGATTATATTCCAACAGAATTTAATCTGATTATTCCGAGTGATATGACGAAGACCTTTTAA
- a CDS encoding protein-glutamine glutaminase, which yields MKKFLLSMMVFVSVLSINSCSDSNANQEAVNSQTKETAMKEFGRTVPVGIDKEGERYKVSFILSAQPYEIKDTKENEAYISMISEAVKNESPVHIFLKANSNEIAKVESPTLEDIRFFKSALTKEEKAGNQVTRKLASVIPDLATLNSLFTQIKNQSCGTSTASSPCITFRYPVDGCYARAHKMRQILNNAGYECEKQFVYGNLRASTGTCCVSWVYHVAILVSFKNASGVVEKRIIDPSLNGTGPITDTAWRAACTNSTCGSTSVSSFTNTAGNVYYRSPSGSLLYDNNLVNTNCTLTAFSALSGCSAPVPSTAHCGF from the coding sequence ATGAAAAAATTTTTGCTATCCATGATGGTATTTGTATCCGTACTGTCCATCAACTCCTGTTCAGATTCCAATGCGAATCAGGAAGCTGTGAATTCACAGACCAAAGAAACTGCGATGAAAGAGTTCGGAAGAACTGTTCCTGTAGGGATAGATAAAGAAGGGGAAAGATATAAGGTTTCCTTTATTCTTTCAGCCCAGCCTTATGAAATTAAAGATACTAAGGAAAATGAGGCTTATATTTCTATGATTAGCGAGGCTGTAAAAAATGAATCCCCGGTTCATATTTTCCTTAAGGCCAATTCTAATGAAATCGCGAAGGTAGAAAGTCCAACACTGGAAGATATTCGTTTCTTTAAATCTGCTTTAACAAAAGAAGAAAAAGCAGGAAATCAGGTAACCAGAAAATTAGCCAGTGTTATTCCTGATCTGGCCACTTTGAACAGCTTATTTACACAGATCAAAAATCAATCTTGTGGAACTTCTACAGCATCTTCTCCATGTATTACGTTCAGATATCCTGTAGACGGTTGCTATGCAAGAGCACACAAAATGAGACAGATCTTAAACAATGCCGGATATGAATGTGAAAAGCAATTCGTCTATGGAAACTTAAGAGCTTCTACCGGAACTTGTTGTGTATCATGGGTGTATCACGTGGCTATCCTTGTAAGCTTTAAAAATGCTTCCGGAGTGGTTGAAAAAAGAATTATTGACCCTTCTCTAAATGGAACAGGTCCTATCACGGATACTGCATGGAGAGCGGCATGCACCAACTCTACTTGTGGTTCTACTTCTGTTTCATCTTTTACTAACACAGCAGGAAATGTTTACTACAGAAGTCCATCAGGATCTTTATTATATGATAACAACCTGGTCAATACCAATTGTACATTAACAGCTTTTTCAGCCCTTTCAGGCTGTTCAGCTCCAGTACCTAGTACAGCACATTGCGGATTCTAA
- a CDS encoding organic hydroperoxide resistance protein — MKTLYTTKVTATGGRNGHVKSENGVLDLEVKMPKALGGANDDFSNPEMLFAAGYSACFDSALNRVISLGKVTTGETTVTAQVSIGQIENGGFGLAVELDVNIPGVSIEEAQSLTEKAHQICPYSNATRNNIEVKLSVTNND; from the coding sequence ATGAAAACGTTATATACAACAAAAGTTACTGCTACAGGTGGAAGAAATGGCCATGTAAAAAGTGAAAACGGAGTCTTGGATCTTGAAGTAAAAATGCCAAAAGCACTAGGAGGAGCCAATGATGACTTCTCTAATCCTGAAATGCTTTTTGCAGCGGGATATTCTGCTTGCTTCGACAGTGCTTTGAACAGAGTAATCAGCTTAGGTAAAGTAACAACTGGTGAAACAACTGTGACTGCTCAGGTAAGCATCGGACAGATTGAAAACGGAGGTTTCGGATTGGCTGTGGAACTGGATGTAAACATTCCGGGAGTTTCTATCGAAGAAGCTCAGTCTTTAACAGAGAAAGCTCACCAGATCTGCCCTTATTCTAATGCAACAAGAAACAATATTGAGGTTAAGCTTTCTGTAACCAACAATGATTAA
- a CDS encoding chitinase, whose translation MKTLPFIIISLGLFLTSYSRCCAQSRQNNNPLQQINETKAAAHINQLIDAKTWNLLFPNRNNIQGKNRNHQDFYSYQAFIKAVAHFPNFLNEGTQEDQKRELAAFLANIAQETSGGWDNAPGGYYKWGLYFIEENNKGNGNNYSDPSKTNYLPVAGQAYYGRGPKQLSWNYNYGQFSEAWFGDKNILLNKPGLLAENNVLSFASAIWFWMTPQFPKPSCHEVMTGKWLPTEKDKESGRIPGFGTTVNIINGGIECGQSTTPPQTQYRYEYYRYFCQYFGVDPGKNISCSTQKPFGN comes from the coding sequence ATGAAAACATTACCATTCATAATAATTTCTTTAGGTCTTTTTTTGACTTCTTACAGCCGGTGTTGTGCACAATCCCGGCAGAATAACAACCCTTTGCAACAGATTAATGAGACTAAAGCGGCAGCACATATTAACCAACTTATAGATGCTAAAACCTGGAATCTGTTATTCCCCAACAGAAATAATATTCAGGGAAAAAACAGGAATCACCAGGATTTTTATTCTTATCAGGCATTTATAAAGGCGGTCGCCCACTTCCCTAATTTTCTGAATGAAGGAACACAGGAAGATCAGAAGAGAGAGCTCGCTGCGTTTCTGGCCAATATTGCACAGGAAACAAGTGGCGGCTGGGATAATGCTCCGGGAGGCTATTATAAATGGGGACTTTATTTTATCGAAGAAAACAATAAGGGAAATGGAAATAATTATTCTGATCCTTCTAAGACCAACTATCTGCCGGTAGCAGGACAGGCTTATTACGGCCGTGGTCCTAAGCAGCTGAGTTGGAATTACAACTACGGACAATTTAGTGAAGCTTGGTTTGGTGATAAAAATATACTTTTAAACAAACCCGGACTTCTGGCTGAAAACAATGTTTTATCTTTTGCCTCTGCCATCTGGTTCTGGATGACTCCCCAATTTCCTAAGCCCTCTTGTCATGAAGTGATGACCGGAAAATGGCTGCCTACAGAAAAAGACAAAGAAAGCGGAAGAATCCCCGGTTTTGGAACTACAGTAAACATTATCAATGGTGGTATTGAATGTGGACAATCTACCACACCGCCCCAAACACAATACCGCTATGAATACTACCGCTATTTTTGTCAATATTTTGGAGTGGATCCAGGAAAAAATATCAGCTGCAGTACACAAAAGCCATTTGGTAATTAA
- a CDS encoding heme/hemin ABC transporter substrate-binding protein has product MKKFILAASVLVAVYSCKKEEGAQKENTTEATSEAPKSNNKIVTLNGGITEIVSALGHEKEIVGTDVTSTYPVSLKATAKDLGHVRSMTIEPIMAVSPTLILASDKDINPELMGKIKASGIKTEIFKQEYTVDGTKKLIEDVAKAIGNTDYKKLTDKIDADLKQVQPLTKKPKVLFIYARGNMLMVAGKNTPMASLINLAGGENAVNEFEDFKPLTPEAVVKANPDVLFFFETGLQGAGGNEGALKMPGVSQTNAGKNKKIIAMDGGLVSGFGPRLGEAAVGLNKLLIENAK; this is encoded by the coding sequence ATGAAGAAATTTATCCTTGCAGCTTCTGTTCTTGTAGCAGTGTATTCTTGCAAAAAAGAAGAAGGTGCTCAAAAAGAAAATACAACGGAAGCGACTTCTGAAGCTCCAAAAAGTAACAATAAAATAGTAACCTTAAATGGTGGAATTACAGAAATTGTAAGTGCCTTAGGTCACGAAAAAGAAATTGTAGGAACAGACGTTACCAGTACGTATCCTGTAAGTTTAAAAGCTACAGCTAAAGATCTTGGACATGTAAGATCAATGACTATTGAGCCGATCATGGCAGTAAGCCCTACTTTAATTCTAGCTTCTGATAAAGATATCAACCCTGAATTGATGGGGAAAATCAAAGCTTCTGGCATTAAAACAGAGATCTTTAAGCAGGAATATACTGTTGACGGTACTAAAAAACTGATTGAAGATGTTGCAAAAGCCATTGGAAATACAGATTATAAGAAATTAACTGATAAAATTGATGCAGATCTGAAACAGGTTCAGCCCTTAACTAAAAAACCGAAAGTATTATTTATCTATGCTAGAGGAAATATGCTAATGGTAGCAGGTAAAAATACTCCAATGGCTTCTTTAATTAATCTGGCAGGAGGTGAAAATGCAGTGAATGAATTTGAAGATTTCAAACCATTAACCCCTGAAGCGGTTGTAAAAGCTAATCCTGATGTGCTTTTCTTTTTTGAAACAGGATTGCAGGGAGCAGGTGGAAACGAAGGAGCATTGAAGATGCCAGGAGTTTCCCAGACCAATGCCGGAAAAAATAAGAAAATCATCGCAATGGATGGAGGGTTAGTTTCAGGTTTTGGACCGAGACTAGGAGAAGCAGCAGTTGGATTAAACAAACTTTTAATTGAAAACGCAAAGTAA
- a CDS encoding heme ABC transporter ATP-binding protein, with protein MIKAHQINYKHKEFRILDGVDVSLDYGEFLAIVGPNGAGKSSLLSVLAHEVKSEKRKVLFKDKPIEDWNVKELSMHKAKFSQHNSNDIPLEVKDVVMMGRYPYFDAQPGKEDLEAMNNKMYETDIFHLKEREYNSLSGGEKQRVHLSRVMAQLENDIAHKLVFLDEPLNNLDVKHQYKALEIIKNFTKKANSAIVVLHDLNLAAQFADKILLMKSGQVSAYGTPEEVFTTENISHAYNFPCTICEHPITNNPMIIFG; from the coding sequence ATGATCAAAGCACATCAAATTAACTACAAGCATAAAGAGTTCCGTATTTTGGATGGGGTAGATGTCTCATTGGATTATGGAGAGTTTTTAGCCATTGTAGGTCCTAATGGAGCTGGGAAGTCAAGTCTTTTAAGTGTTTTGGCTCATGAAGTGAAATCTGAGAAACGAAAAGTATTATTTAAAGATAAACCTATTGAAGACTGGAATGTAAAAGAACTTTCTATGCATAAAGCAAAGTTTTCACAGCATAACAGTAATGATATTCCTCTTGAAGTAAAAGATGTCGTCATGATGGGAAGGTATCCTTATTTTGATGCACAGCCCGGAAAAGAAGATCTTGAAGCAATGAATAATAAGATGTATGAAACAGATATTTTTCATCTAAAAGAAAGAGAATATAACTCTCTTTCAGGAGGAGAGAAACAGCGGGTGCATCTTTCAAGAGTAATGGCGCAGCTGGAAAATGATATTGCCCACAAATTGGTTTTTCTGGATGAACCTCTTAATAATCTGGATGTAAAACATCAATATAAAGCACTGGAAATTATAAAAAATTTCACCAAGAAAGCAAACAGTGCGATTGTTGTTCTTCATGATTTGAATCTAGCCGCTCAATTTGCGGATAAAATTTTATTAATGAAATCAGGACAGGTTTCAGCTTATGGAACTCCGGAAGAAGTTTTTACAACAGAAAATATCAGCCATGCTTATAATTTCCCTTGTACCATCTGCGAACACCCTATTACCAATAACCCAATGATCATTTTCGGATAA
- a CDS encoding SDR family oxidoreductase, producing MQRFKNKTAIITGGTNGMGLATAQKFIEEGGRAIITGRSEQTVNNALEKLGENAFGIISDAGNMKDLLKLQEEVRKYTQQVDVIFANAGYGKFAPVESVNESHFDELFNVLVKGPFFTVQQLLPLMKTGSSVIFNTSVATEIAMNSFSVYSAAKSAVQSFIKTFAVELTERGIRVNGVSPGHIKTNIFNNTGLAPEQIDAAVLDIIPTIPFKRQGDPDEIASAVLFLASEDASYIHGAEIKVDAGISVIRA from the coding sequence ATGCAGAGATTTAAAAACAAAACAGCAATTATTACTGGAGGAACCAATGGAATGGGTTTAGCTACCGCTCAGAAATTCATAGAAGAGGGTGGACGTGCGATTATCACCGGCCGAAGTGAACAGACGGTTAATAATGCTTTGGAGAAATTAGGAGAAAATGCCTTTGGAATCATTTCTGATGCAGGAAATATGAAAGACTTGTTAAAATTACAGGAAGAGGTAAGAAAATATACTCAACAAGTAGATGTTATTTTTGCCAATGCAGGCTATGGAAAGTTTGCACCCGTTGAAAGTGTAAATGAAAGCCATTTTGATGAACTCTTTAATGTATTGGTAAAAGGACCCTTTTTCACAGTTCAGCAGTTGTTACCATTGATGAAAACAGGAAGTTCAGTTATTTTTAATACTTCTGTGGCTACAGAGATTGCTATGAATAGCTTTTCAGTATATTCTGCAGCAAAATCAGCCGTACAGTCGTTCATTAAAACATTTGCGGTAGAACTTACAGAACGTGGAATTCGTGTGAATGGAGTAAGCCCGGGGCATATCAAAACCAATATTTTTAACAATACAGGGTTGGCTCCTGAACAAATTGATGCTGCAGTTCTGGATATTATTCCTACCATCCCTTTCAAAAGACAGGGTGATCCTGATGAAATTGCCAGTGCAGTTCTGTTCCTTGCTTCAGAAGACGCATCTTATATTCATGGTGCAGAGATCAAAGTAGATGCCGGAATTTCTGTAATAAGGGCATAG
- a CDS encoding hemin-degrading factor translates to MSILVNDLKEKWEALKAENPHIRIRNAAAQFGVSEAELLATGIGEGVTLLNPDFPGILTEAEKLGKVMALTRNDECVHERKGIYQNGDFSSPHAQLFVGEDIDLRIFLNHWKFAFAVVEGDKKSLQFFGKDGLALHKIYLTKNSDEAAFDVIVEKFKAEDQSQAFPFEAVAPKQTEKPDTEIDVEGFKKAWTELKDTHDFFMMTRKFGVSRTQALRLAPEGFTQKIDNSKVVNILEEASEKGTPIMVFVGNRGIIQIHTGNVKKTLWHQQWFNVMDPDFNLHLDVTKIAEAWIVKKPTEDGEVTAIEVFNKEGDFIVQFFGKRKPGIPELQEWKDLVATLEEQ, encoded by the coding sequence ATGAGCATATTAGTAAACGATTTAAAGGAAAAATGGGAAGCTCTGAAAGCAGAAAATCCACATATAAGAATAAGAAATGCAGCAGCACAGTTTGGCGTAAGTGAAGCTGAATTACTGGCAACAGGGATTGGAGAAGGAGTAACTTTATTAAACCCTGATTTTCCGGGAATTCTTACAGAAGCAGAGAAATTAGGAAAAGTAATGGCGCTTACCCGTAATGATGAGTGTGTTCATGAAAGAAAAGGAATTTACCAAAACGGAGACTTCAGCAGCCCGCATGCTCAGCTTTTCGTAGGAGAGGATATTGATCTTAGAATTTTCCTTAACCACTGGAAATTTGCGTTTGCAGTAGTGGAGGGAGACAAAAAAAGCCTTCAGTTCTTTGGAAAAGACGGGTTGGCATTGCATAAGATTTATTTAACTAAAAATAGTGATGAAGCTGCCTTCGATGTTATCGTTGAAAAATTCAAAGCAGAGGATCAGAGCCAAGCTTTCCCATTTGAGGCAGTAGCTCCGAAACAGACAGAAAAACCGGATACAGAAATTGATGTTGAAGGATTTAAAAAGGCATGGACAGAATTAAAAGATACTCACGATTTCTTTATGATGACCAGAAAGTTTGGGGTAAGCAGAACTCAGGCTTTAAGATTGGCTCCGGAAGGCTTTACTCAGAAAATTGATAACTCAAAAGTAGTTAACATCCTTGAAGAAGCTTCAGAAAAGGGTACACCCATTATGGTTTTCGTCGGAAACAGAGGAATTATCCAGATCCATACCGGAAATGTAAAGAAAACCCTTTGGCATCAGCAGTGGTTCAATGTAATGGACCCTGATTTTAACCTACACTTAGATGTAACGAAAATTGCAGAAGCATGGATCGTGAAAAAACCGACTGAAGACGGAGAAGTTACAGCGATTGAAGTATTCAATAAAGAAGGAGACTTTATCGTTCAGTTCTTTGGAAAAAGAAAACCTGGAATTCCTGAACTTCAGGAATGGAAAGATCTTGTAGCAACTCTTGAAGAACAATAA
- a CDS encoding MarR family winged helix-turn-helix transcriptional regulator has translation MEHSNTPKLENQICFPLYVIAKEITGLYRPFLDELDITYSQYLVMMVLWNGDGLTVSHIGEKLFLDSGTLTPLLKRLEAKGFITRKRKKEDERVVEVFLDEAGKQLQKKACEIPGKIQEKIGIQPEELLELKETVLKILNKIEK, from the coding sequence ATGGAACATTCAAATACACCCAAATTAGAAAACCAGATCTGTTTTCCATTATATGTAATTGCTAAGGAAATCACAGGATTGTACCGACCTTTTCTTGATGAACTGGACATTACATATTCACAATACCTTGTAATGATGGTGTTATGGAATGGTGACGGGCTTACGGTAAGCCATATCGGAGAAAAACTGTTTCTGGACAGCGGAACATTAACTCCACTTCTCAAAAGGCTGGAAGCAAAAGGGTTTATTACAAGAAAACGCAAAAAAGAAGACGAAAGAGTTGTTGAAGTATTTTTAGATGAAGCCGGAAAACAGCTTCAGAAAAAGGCCTGCGAAATTCCGGGTAAGATCCAGGAAAAAATCGGGATACAGCCTGAAGAACTGTTGGAGCTTAAAGAAACAGTTTTAAAAATATTAAACAAAATCGAAAAATAA
- a CDS encoding peptide deformylase, translated as MKKLSILLILFAGVCSAQKFTSDEISLINKGDVNAALPIYQTTDAHQHKTLLNLSSEINPTDPNTAVLVKRMKESLLSTDGGVGIAAPQVGINRKVIWVQRFDKEGTPLEYFINPVIVWRSDLQNLGPEGDLSIPDFRDQFYRSKVIQFEYVDLKGQKYSEIVEGFTAVILQHEIDHLFGILISDKKEKEKNDSYKKVDAYQKSDLNKR; from the coding sequence ATGAAAAAACTATCCATTCTATTGATACTTTTTGCAGGAGTATGTAGTGCTCAAAAATTCACTTCAGATGAAATTTCCCTAATCAATAAAGGGGATGTAAATGCAGCATTACCAATTTATCAGACTACAGACGCTCATCAGCATAAAACCTTGCTGAATCTCTCCTCAGAAATCAACCCAACTGATCCTAATACGGCTGTTCTCGTGAAAAGGATGAAGGAATCTCTTCTTTCAACGGATGGTGGAGTAGGTATTGCGGCTCCACAAGTAGGAATCAACAGAAAAGTGATTTGGGTACAACGTTTTGATAAAGAAGGAACCCCTTTGGAATATTTCATCAATCCGGTGATTGTTTGGAGATCTGATCTGCAGAATCTTGGACCCGAAGGAGATTTGTCAATTCCTGATTTCAGAGATCAGTTTTACAGAAGTAAAGTCATTCAATTCGAATATGTGGATTTGAAAGGACAAAAATATTCAGAAATCGTAGAAGGATTCACTGCTGTTATCTTGCAACACGAAATAGATCACCTTTTCGGAATCTTAATCTCTGACAAAAAAGAAAAAGAGAAAAATGATTCCTATAAAAAGGTAGATGCCTATCAGAAAAGTGATTTGAATAAGAGATAG
- a CDS encoding FecCD family ABC transporter permease: MKTQSKLYFYMTISTILLVTIAVWSINTGVYDFGGKSAFNVLGKVIQGDSSLSLSDKYVVWDVRAARIIMAVLIGSMLSVSGTSLQGLFKNPLATGDLIGLTSGATLLAAIAIVLGGHFKAYLPEAVQFSLVGISAFIGSFLSMMLVYRISTSGGKTNVVMMLLTGVAITAIGFSITGFLIYVSKDEQLRDLTFWNLGSLAAATWTKNIILGIVMIGAYIILLPKGKALNAMMLGEKDAQHLGINVERLKKQIIIIVALMVGSCVAFSGTIGFVGLIVPYILRLLFKSNYTFILPLSAVFGSILLLTADTFSRSIVEPSELPIGILTALMGGPIFIAILVKFKKSL, from the coding sequence TTGAAAACGCAAAGTAAACTATACTTTTACATGACAATAAGTACCATACTGCTTGTTACTATAGCAGTATGGTCTATTAATACAGGGGTTTACGATTTTGGTGGTAAATCTGCATTTAACGTTTTAGGAAAAGTAATACAAGGAGATTCCAGTTTGTCATTAAGTGATAAATATGTAGTATGGGATGTAAGGGCAGCCAGAATTATTATGGCAGTTTTAATTGGAAGTATGTTGTCTGTTTCAGGAACAAGCCTTCAGGGATTATTTAAAAACCCCTTGGCAACAGGAGATTTAATAGGTCTTACTTCGGGTGCGACTTTATTGGCTGCTATTGCCATTGTTTTAGGAGGACATTTTAAAGCATATCTTCCTGAAGCCGTACAATTTTCGCTGGTAGGAATTTCTGCATTTATAGGGTCTTTTTTATCCATGATGCTGGTATACAGAATTTCAACAAGCGGCGGAAAGACCAATGTGGTTATGATGCTGTTGACCGGTGTTGCTATTACAGCAATAGGATTTTCTATTACAGGTTTCTTAATATATGTATCAAAAGATGAACAGCTTAGAGATTTGACATTTTGGAATTTGGGAAGTTTAGCTGCAGCAACATGGACGAAGAATATTATTCTCGGCATTGTTATGATTGGAGCCTATATTATTTTACTGCCTAAAGGAAAGGCTTTAAATGCCATGATGTTGGGAGAGAAAGATGCGCAGCATTTAGGAATCAATGTAGAAAGGCTGAAGAAGCAGATCATTATTATTGTAGCATTGATGGTGGGAAGTTGTGTTGCATTTTCAGGAACCATTGGCTTTGTAGGTCTTATTGTACCTTATATCTTAAGACTTTTGTTCAAATCCAATTATACTTTTATCCTGCCTTTGTCTGCCGTATTTGGAAGTATTTTGCTTCTTACAGCAGATACATTCAGCAGAAGTATTGTAGAGCCTTCAGAATTACCGATCGGGATTTTGACCGCTTTAATGGGGGGACCTATTTTTATTGCTATTTTGGTTAAATTTAAAAAATCACTGTAA
- a CDS encoding class I SAM-dependent methyltransferase, translating into MEKEELKTLAQNLANPQGEKGVEIGEMMNTTNISMTLESIRALLIEDDEHILEIGHGNAGHLKNILNLAKGLKYKGVDISETMYQEAKRLNHEFENQAEFILYEGTKLPFEDETFDKIFTVNTVYFWKNPVEFLNEVCRVLKDNGTFVLTFGQRNFMEKLPFTAYDFTLYNNDEMEELVSKSHFKRMKTSEKEEEIKSKTGNETIQRIYTILTIKK; encoded by the coding sequence ATGGAAAAAGAAGAATTAAAAACTCTCGCACAGAACCTTGCCAATCCTCAGGGAGAAAAAGGCGTAGAGATTGGTGAGATGATGAATACTACTAATATTAGTATGACATTAGAAAGTATCAGAGCTCTTCTGATAGAAGATGATGAACATATTCTTGAAATAGGACACGGAAATGCAGGACATCTGAAAAATATACTCAACCTGGCAAAAGGACTAAAGTATAAAGGAGTTGATATTTCCGAAACCATGTATCAGGAAGCCAAAAGATTGAATCATGAATTTGAAAATCAGGCAGAATTTATTTTATATGAGGGAACAAAACTTCCTTTCGAAGATGAAACCTTTGATAAAATATTTACCGTGAATACCGTTTATTTCTGGAAAAATCCTGTAGAATTTCTAAATGAGGTCTGTAGGGTTTTAAAGGATAACGGAACGTTTGTACTGACCTTCGGACAAAGAAATTTTATGGAGAAGTTGCCATTTACGGCTTATGATTTTACCCTGTACAATAATGATGAGATGGAGGAACTTGTATCTAAAAGTCATTTTAAAAGAATGAAAACTTCTGAAAAAGAAGAAGAAATAAAAAGTAAAACAGGAAACGAAACCATACAAAGAATCTATACAATTTTAACTATAAAAAAATAA